The sequence CACGCCCATCGCCGGAGGCGCCGCGCTGCGGGCCTTCCAGCAGGCACGCGCCTCCGGGCACCTGGACGTGGTGGGCCTGCACGCGCACCGCGGCGCCACCCTCCGCACCGAGGGCGAGCTGACCGGCTTCGTGGAATCCGTGCTCGCCTTCACGGACACGCTGCACCAGGAGCTGGGACAGGACCTGGAGGTGTTGGATTTGGGCGGCAGCCTGTGCACGCCGACGACGGAGCACATCGCCGAGCGCGACTGGCGCCTCAACCTCACCTTCTTCCGCGACGTGCCTGCACCGGACCCGGCGGCGTCGCTGTCCATCGACCGCTACCTCGCGCTGGTGGTGGAGATGGTGGAGTCGCACTACGCGCGCCGGGGCCGGAAGCGTCCTCGCATCTTCCTGGAGCCGGGCCGCGCGATGACGGGCGACACGCAGCTCCTGCTGGCCCGCGTGCACGCCCTCAAGCAGGGCGAGGACCGCACCTGGGCCGTGCTGGACGCGGGCGTCAACCATGCCGAGTGCGTGCGCAACGAGTACCACCAGCTCTTCCACGTGGAGCGGCCGGACGCCGAGGCCTCGCGCGTGTACACGCTGGTGGGCCCCATCTGCACGCCGGGCGACACGCTCTACCACGCGAAGCGGCTGCCGGAGCTCTCCGTGGGGGACACGCTGGCCATCATGGACGCGGGCGCGTACTTCGTGCCCTTCGCCACGTCCTTCTCCTTCCCGCAGCCGGCCATCATCGCGCTGGACGGAGGGAAGGAGCGGCTGTTGCGCCGCGCCGAGACGTTCGATGACCTGGTGACGTTCGACGCGCCGCCCGCCGAGCCCGCGCGGCTCAGCGGTTGAGCACCATGGAGCGCAGGAAGGCGCGGGGGTGGCGCGCGGAGACGTAGAGAATCTGCGCCAGCTCCACCGCGGTGGGCACCAGGTCATCCGAGTCGATGAGCGGGTCCACCGACACGCCACGGTGTGACTCCAGCCACTGCCGCCACTGGCGCGCTTCCTCGCCCGGGAGCGCGCCGGACAGCCGCTGGAGGTTGAGCAGCATCTCCAGCGCAATCCGGTTGCAGAAGACCTCGCCGCGGCCGCGCCACTCGCGCGCGGCCTTCACCTCGCGCATGAGCGAGTCCCTGTCGCCCAGCGCCGCGTGGTACGCGAGCAGCGGCAGCGGCAGGCCCCGGGCGATGTCGAAGCCCATCTGCCCGTAGTAGCGGGGGTTGAAGTCGATGAGGAGGAAGTCGTCCTTCGTCTGGATGAACTCCACCTCGAAGACGCCGTGGTAGCCCAGGCGCTTGCACAGGCGCTTGAGCCCGTCGGCCAAATCCTCGCGCACGGGGGCGGACTCGAAGCACACGCCCACGCCCAGGCGCCGGGGACGCTGGAGCACCTTCATGGCGCCGCGCACCTCGAACAACTCGCCCGTCTCGTCCACGAAGCCGGAGAGGCTGTAGATGCCCTGCGCGGCCTCGGGGTGGAACTCCTGCACCATGGGCCGGGCCACCGCAGGGTCGAACCGCACCAGCATGTCCGCGTACCCGTCGCGCGAGAAGGCACGGTACTCCTCCGCGAGCTGCGAGGGCTCGGACACCGGGTGGCCCTTGCGGTGGGTGGAGTAGAGAATCTGCGTGGTGGGCTTGATGAGGACGGGGAAGCGCGCCTCGTGGGCGATGGCGTCCAGGTCCTTCTCGGACTCGGGGAACCACGTGCGCGGCAGCCGCAGGCCCACCTCCTGGCCTACCTCGAAGAGCTTGCGCTTGTTGAGCAGGCCGTAGACGGCGCCGATGCCCGGGTCATAGAGGTGGAAGAGCTCGGAGAGCGCTTCGCGGTGGACGGAGACCAGCCAGGCGAGCTCGTCGCTCGTGGGGTAGAGCACGTGCCGCATCGGCTCGCGGCGGCCGAAGTCCAAGAGCCACGCCACGAAGTCCTCGGCGCGGGATTCAGGAGGGCACTGGACGCGGCGCCCGACGTAGCGGGACCAGCTGGCGGGGCCCAGCTTCGCGGGGTCCGCCACCGTGACGTCGATGCCGTTGCGCCCGAAACAGCGCGCGGCCGCGAGCGTGCCGTAGAAGCTCGCGGAGAAGAGCAGCACGGACGGCCGGCCCTCCACGCGCGCCCGGGGTGCCTCTTCCACCATGGCGTCCTCAGTCTCCTGCTGCGAATCCGGCGAACCCGTCTCCCCGCCCCGACGTGAGCGCGACGTTCCCGCACGGGCCGCGGAGCGCGCATGCGACGCCCACGCCAGGGGCGCGCCTTGCGGGGGAACGCTGGCGCCGGAGGTGGCCGCGGCGAGCCCCGCGGCGATGAGGGAGACGATGTGCCGTTTCATGAAGGTTTGATGGTCTTACCTGCTCCAGACGCGCGAGCGTTGGCAAGACCCCGGGGGAAAAATTCAAGGCGCAGAATAGCCGTCTGCCCCACACTTTTCTCCTCCCCCCGGACAACTCATCTTCTCGGCGTCGGAGAAAGCTCAGCCCGTCCGCCTGCCCTCCGCGCGATGAAGGAGGCATGCATCGCGTCATCCATGGGGCCCCACGCATCAGGGACGGATGCCGCCCTCGGGCTTCCAGACGAGGTAGCCCTGCTCGCCCAGCCATGCGTCCATCACCACACCATTGGTGCGGGAGGCGAGGCGCGGCGCCGTCTCGCGGAAGACGTCGCGGGGTGCGGTGTGGCCCGCGGCTCGGGCCTCGCGCCAGGCGGCGTCCCACTCGGAGAAGAAGGCGTGGATGGGCTCGCCGGGCCTCACGCGGCGGCGCAAATCCCGGGGCAGCCAGTCGCGGAAGAGCAGCGGCGCGAAGCCGTGGCGGAAGTCCGTGTGGAAGAGGAGGGCCTCGCGGTGGGGAGGCGCGTCCGCGTCGGCGCCACGGCGCAGCAGGTGCGCGGTGAGGATGGCCCCTTCCGGGTCCGCGCTGCCCTCGACGACGAGGCCGGAGGGGAGGAGGAAGCGCGCCAGCGTGTGATGGACCTCGGGGACGCGCTCGGGCGGGCCCTGGCGCAGCAGGTTCATGGCGCGCACGAGGCGGGCGGGCTCGTCGTCGCGCAGTGGCAGCGCGAAGCCTCCCTCGCGGAAGTGGGTGCGGGCGTCGGCGTGGGCCGCGGCGGCGCGGGCGCGCTCCGGGTCCAGCTCCACACCGATGACGGTCAGCTCCGGGTGGAGGGTACGAAAGGCGGCGGCGCTCTCCAGTGTGGTCCACGGGTGCTCGCCGAAGCCGACGTCGACGAAGACGGCGTGGGCCCACGGGCCATCGCGACGGGAGAGCAGCTCGCGCTCGGCGTGGCACAGGTACGCGTCCAGGGCGCGCAGGCGGCCTCGCGAGGTGCGTCCACGCGTCTGGGTGTCGAGCGACGACATGTCCCGCTCATGCGGCGTGCGGTGGCCTTCCGTCAAGGCCCGCCGGCTCACGACGGCATGGCGCCGGACGTAAGAGCCCTCGCGTGGCCAGTGCGGCATCCGCACCTGCCAGCAGCCGTGCGTGCGGCAACGTCTGCCCCGACGGGGAGCCGCGCGGGCCCCGGGTTTCCTCCCGCCGACGGAGGCCGGTAGGCTCATGGGCACCGTGGACTCCTCCCCTAACTGTCCCCGCTGTCATGCGCCGCGTGCCCCGGGGCCGGAGTGCCCTCGCTGCGGCGTCATCTACGCGAAGGCGGATGCGCGGGCCGCGCGTGATGCCGTCGCGAAGGAGCCCGCCGCTCCGGCCCCTGCCGCGGTGCTCGCACCGGAGGAACCGCCCCTCATCGACCCGGCGTGGCTGGTGCGCCCCGGAGAGCTGCGCTCGGACGTCCTCCCCGAGGCGACGCCCGACGTGAACGCCGACGCCGAGGACGCCGCCTGGGAGCTGAAGCTGCACACGTGGGTCATCCCCATCGTGCTCGTGGTCTCCTACCTGCTCACCGCCGGCTCGCTCGGGTTCATCGTGCGGCTGTTCACCATGCCGCTCCACGAGCTGGGCCACGCCGTCACCGGATGGCTGTGCGGCTACGTGTCCGTCCCCACGCTGTGGGTGACGTACAACTTCGGGCGCTCGTACTTCCTCGCGGCGCTGGCGGCTGGAGGGCTCGGCTTCTGGTGCTGGTGGGCCAGGAAGCACCAGCGCTGGGGCCAGGTGGCAGCGGCCGGTGGGCTCCTCTTCACGCAGCTCATCGGGACGCTGTTCCTCTCCGAGCCGACGGCGCTGATGCTCATCACCTTCAACGGCGACGGGGGGATGATGATGATGGGCGCCGCGCTGATGGCCACGATGTACGCGCGCCCCGGCAGCTACGTGCACGAGCACGGCCTGCGCTGGGGCTTCGTCGTCATCGGCGGCACCAGCTTCATGGACGGCCTGCTCACGTGGTGGCGCGCCCGCAGGGACTTCGCCGAAATCCCCTTCGGCCAGATGGAGGGCGTGGGCCTCAGTGACCCGAGCCACCTCGTGGACGAGTACGGCTGGACGGAGGCAGGCCTCATCCGCCGCTACCTCACGGTGGGCGTGATGTGCCTCGTCTTCCTCGCCGTCCTCTACGCCGTGAAGCTCGTCCAGGGCCGGCGGCGCCTGCGTCAGGCCACCGAGCCGAACGGCCAGGTGAAGCCGGCGTAGCGCACCACCTCCGGCTTCCTCCGCCCCTTCCACGCCAAAGCCTCTCCGGGCCGCAGCAGCAGTGCCTGAGGCCCATGCTTCACAGCGCGCCGCACGTCCGCGAGCCGCTCCGGATACGGGTCCGCGTCCGGGTTCTCATCCATGAGGCTCGCACCGCTCACCGGCTGGCCGGGATAGCCCTCGTAGCGAGGCCCCATGCCCTCGCGCCAGTACCAGGGCGCTCCGCCGTCCGCGCACGGCACCACGTAGCGCGCGCCCAGGAGCTCGCCGTAGTGCAGCGCCTCCTCCGGCCCGGCCATGAGCTGCTGCGGCTTCGTCAGCGCCCCGCGCGGCACGTTGACGAGGAACGCGTCCAGCGTGGTGAAGCCGAAGAAGATGGGCGCCAGCTTGAAGCCGCGCACGCCGCAGAAGAGCACGTCCACCGGCCCCTCCTCGCGCAGCACCTTCCGGCACACGTCGCGCATGTCCCCGCGCACGTCGTGTCCCGAGTCCGCGAAGAAGGCCGACGTGAAGCCCGGCGCGCGCACCAGCCACGCATTGCCCTCGTTGAAGAGGTCCTTGTAGGGCCCCTCCTCGTCCGTGGGCTGCTCGCCATGGAAGGGCAGCGCGCGCACGGTGACGTCGCCCACCTGCCGCGACTCGCCCCAGCGCAGCGGCTCCACGCGCGTGAAGCCGAGCTGCGCAAGCCTCAGCGCGCAGTCGGTGGAGAACAGGCTCTCGCGCGCGACGCGCGGCACGAAGATGCGCGTGTCCCGAGGCAGCGGCAGCAGCGAGCCCAGGTGGAAGTGGTCCCCGTGCGAGTGGGTGATGACCACCGCGTCCACCCGGCCCACGTCCCTCGGTTGCATGGGCTGGTAGCCTCGTGAGTCCACGAGCCCCGAGGGCCGGAAGTACGGGTCCACAAGCACGCGCGCCTCGCGGCCGGACACCAGCACCGTGTTGTGCCCCACGAAGAGGGCTCCGGGCCCGGGCACCTCCACCGGCGCCTCGTGCTTCACCAGCCAGCCGGCCTGCCCCATATCCGCCAGCAACTCCGCCACCACGGGCACGACGGACAGCGCGCGCAATTCCGCGCGGGTGGCACCCCGGGCCAGCGTGGCGAAGAGGTCCGCGACGTGGGGCCACTCGGACGTGCGCACGGGGACGTCCAGGCCCAGTGACTCCTGGCGCAGGTGCAGCACGCGCGGGCGGTGCCGCGTGGCGTCCGGGAAGAGCACCTCGCGCCGCAGCACGCGACGGCCCAGGCGGCGCCGCTTCCCGTCTTCACAGAGGGCCGCGTAGCGGGGCGTGTCCTCGAGCCAGCGCACCAGCGCATCCGCATCATGCAGCGTGCCCTCGCGACCGAGCAGGGCGACCTGTCGCTTGAGCGGCAGGTGGGCCCGGCGCACGGGGCGCGCGGTGGGGCCCTGGATGCTGCAGCCCAGGTCCTCGTGGTGGTCGGCCTCCGTCCGGGCCGACGCGAGGACGGCCAGGCTGACGCCGCGATGCAGGGTGAGTCGCATGACGCGGATGTTAATGCCGCGCCGCGTGAGTAGGGGCCTGGATGACTCGGGGTGCGTGAGAGCCGTGCGCGCGACAGTCGCGGAGAACGCCGCTACCCTGTGGGGCACATGGCACAACCCGCTCCCCAGCGTCCCCTGCCCCCTGCCTCTCCCGATGTGCCCGCTTCCGAGGGCGTCCAGCAGCGCTTCGGCTGGCTTCCCGAGGTGGGCACGTGGAAGTACCACGCGCTCCTCAGCGCGGTGGCGCTCCTCATCCTCGGCCCGCTGGGCGGCATCGCCGCCTCGTACATGAACTTCAGCGTGGGCTTCTTCGTGGGCGGCCAGGTGCTCGCGGGCATCCTCGGCAGTGCCGTCACGTATGGCTATGGCGCGGAAGGCAAGCACGGCGCCAACTACATGCAGACGATGGCCGCGTCGGTGGCCTCGCTGTGCGCCATGTCCGTGCTGATTCAAGCCATGGTGTGGCTGGGCATGGAGATGCCGCCCGCGTGGCACCTGATGCTCTTCGTCGGCTGCGTGGGCATGTTCGCCGTGGGAGTGGGCATGCTCTACACGCCGTTGCTCGTGGACAAGCTCCAGCTCGACTACCCGTCGGGCCTGGCCGTCGCGAACATCCTCCGCGCGCTCACCGACAAGCGGCTGCTCAAGGCGTCCATCTCCAAGCTCGGCGGCGGCACGCTGCTGGGCGCGGTGACGGCGTGGCTGACGGAGAAGGTGGCCTTCGTGGGCGCCATCGGCACGAGCGCCGCCACGGTGGGCGCCGGCATGATTGTGGGCAGCCGCATCACCGTGCCCGGCATCGTCATGGCTGCTGTCGGCCTGGTACTGCTGCCCTCCTTCCGCGAGTGGGGCTGGCTGGGCCCCAATGAGCCCTTCCGCAAGATTGGCTTCCTCGTGGGCCTGGCCATGATTTGCGGCGCGGCGGCAGTGGACCTGTCGCTGCTCGCGGTGCAGGCGGCGGCGAAGATTCGCGCCCGCGCCTCGGAAGCAGTGAGCGCGGAAGAGGAGTCCTGGAAGAAGGTCAACATGGGCCGGCTGATGGCCTGGGTGGTGGGCTGGGGAGCGGCGACGCTGCTGGTGGGGACGCTGGTGCTGCATCAGCCGCTGGGCTGGCTCCTCCTGGGGCTCGCGCTGGCGCTGCTCTTCGTGCTCATCAACGGCATCTCCTACGGCATCACCGACCAGAACCCCATCTCCAGCGCGTTCGTCATCTCCGTGATGCTGATGTCGCTGATGGGGCTGAAGAACCCGCTGGTGGGGCTGATGGGTGCCACGATTCTGCTCGTCTCCACCTCGGTGGGCGTGGACATGCAGCAGGACCGCTCCACCGGATGGCGCCTGGGCACCAACCGCGTGCTCCAGTTCCGCTACCAGGTGCTCGGCGTCACCGTGGGCGCGCTGTTGTGCGTCGGGCTGGCGAAGGTGTTCATGGCGGCCTACCCCGCGCTCACCATCAACCAGCTCGACAACCCCAAGGCCGAGGTGGGCCAGTGGGGCTCGGCGATGACCTACAAGCTGGTGGGCGCCATCCGCGGCCTGGGCACGCTGTCGGACGTCACGGTGAAGCTGCTGCTCATCGGCCTCGCCATCGGCTTCGTGACTCAAGCCGTGCGCAAGGGCCTCTTGAGCCGCCCCGGCTACCAGCGCTTCATCAAGGGCTCGCGGACGGGCTTCGTGGTGGGGTGGATGATGGACTCCCTGCTGCTGTCGAGCCCCTATGCCTCGTCCTTCGGCGGCTTCGTGAACTTCCCGGTGGCGCTGTGGTTCGGCGCGGGCGGCATCTTCACCTCGGCGTGGAACACCCTGGCGCAGCGCGGCCAGAAGGCCCACGCCGCGGGCAGCCCCGGCCAGGGCGAGGCGCTTCCGGAAGACATGAGCAGCATGTCCCTCATCGGCGGCGGCCTCATCGCCGGCGAGTCGCTCTTCTTCCTCATCGCCGGGATGATTGGCCTCGCGTCGCTGCTCGCGTGAAACATTACTGAGACGAGATATGCCAGACAGGCTGGAGAGACTGGGATAGCTTGAGCCAGTCTCACTCAACCCGTCCGAGGTGTCTCGTGAAGAATGTCTTCGTCGCGGTAGCGGTGATGTTCAGTGTGTCCCTGCTCGGCTGTGGTGGACCCGAGGCCGAGCCCCGGTCCGAGGAGCTCGCGCCGACCACGGGGGAAGTCTCTGCCAGCGCCCTCCGGCCGAACTGCGCGGACATCGACCTCACGGCATGTCAGACGCAGGGAGCGATTCAGCAATGCACCATGGTCGGCAGGCCCGCGGCCTGCGTTTGTAACGGCACCCAGTGGATCTGCCCGTGATGTGATGTCCGGGGCCCCGGGGACGCGCACCGGCCCGGTGCGACGACGCAGGGGCTCCTGTTCATGTCACATGTAACTCGGATACCCTTGCAATGTCTCTCCAACTTGCAGGGGTGTTCGCATGAAGCGTTCTCTCGTCGTGATGGCGGCGTTCCTCGGCCTCTCCCTCCTCGGCTGTGGCGGTCCTGTCGCGGAGCCTGAAGCGGCTCCTGAAGCGGCTCCCGCGAGCGGTGAGGAGTCCACGGTCTCCCAGTTCGCGACCTGTACGGCCCTGTGCACCTCAGGCGGCTCGGTCTCCTGTTCCGGCACCACCTGCTCATCCACCAACTACCAGGGGGTGACGTGCGATGGCACGTTCAAGCCCTGCCCCTCCTCGTGCTCCGGCTACCCGGCGTGCGACTCCCTCGCGGGCGCGCTCTGCTCCGTCGAGGGTGCGGAGCAGTACTGCTGCTCCTCGGGCGGCGGCACCAACCTGCTGACGTGCGGCCGCAACTCCTTCTCGTCCCGGCTGCGCTGGCTGTACTGAATCCACCGCGCGCCCGCGCACCGGAAGGTTGCCGCCCGGGAGGGTGACTTGACTTTCCGTGCGCGGGCCTGCACCTTGTTCAGCGTGAGCTTCGTCAACTTCACCACTGCGACCACCACCACGACTCGCTTCGGCGGGCTGTGGACGGTGCGCGTCGCGTGGTGAGCTGACGAACGCACGGTTCCCTGCCCCGCCTTCTCCGGCCGGGGCAACCGTGCGCTCGCTTCAGCGCTCCGTCCGGATGGGCTTTTCACCACTTCCGAAACGGAGTTGCACATGCTCGACGAACACGACCACCGCTCCCTGGGCCAGCGCCTGGACCTCTTCCACCTGCAGGAAGAGGCGCCCGGCATGGTGTTCTGGCACCCGCGCGGGTTGATGTTGTACCGGCTGCTGGAGGACCACGTCCGCCGGCGCATGCTGGCCGAGGGCTACCGCGAAGTCCGCACGCCGCAAATCTACGCCCAGCCGCTGTGGGAGCGCAGCGGCCACTGGGAGAACTTCCGCGAGAACATGTTCCTGGTGGAGGACGGCGAGCGTCACCTCGCCGTGAAGCCGGTGAGCTGCCCGGGCCACATCGAGCTCGTGCAGCGCATGTCACCCAGCTACCGCGACTTGCCGCTGCGGCTGGGCGAGTTCGGCCTCGTGCACCGGAGCGAGCCGGGCGGCGCGCTGCACGGCCTGTTCCGCCTGCGCCAGTTCACGCAGGACGACGGCCACATCTTCTGTGCCGAATCACAGGTGCAGGAAGAGGTGGTCCGCTTCGTGCGTTCGCTCAAGCGCTTCTACGCGGACTTCGGCTTCGACGAGGTGCAGGTGGCCTTCTCCAGCCGCCCGGCCGTGCGCGCCGGCAATGACGCGAGCTGGGACAAGGCCGAGGCGTGGCTCCT comes from Pyxidicoccus parkwaysis and encodes:
- a CDS encoding pyridoxal-dependent decarboxylase, with amino-acid sequence MSLKSRLVGTAKRQVKETLRPVLQRAMAPSRTSIPASHWGLEHRPGQGLCLEGVPLKELTARWGSPLHVVHLDALKRNVQRFLAVPPGRAGGAEVYYSYKTNPVPGVLSFMHGLGVGAEVISAYELWLALKLGVAPERIVYNGPAKSEDSVREAISRGIQLLAANHAEELAVFSRIAAEVGRRPRVAVRVSTDSGWSAQFGTPIAGGAALRAFQQARASGHLDVVGLHAHRGATLRTEGELTGFVESVLAFTDTLHQELGQDLEVLDLGGSLCTPTTEHIAERDWRLNLTFFRDVPAPDPAASLSIDRYLALVVEMVESHYARRGRKRPRIFLEPGRAMTGDTQLLLARVHALKQGEDRTWAVLDAGVNHAECVRNEYHQLFHVERPDAEASRVYTLVGPICTPGDTLYHAKRLPELSVGDTLAIMDAGAYFVPFATSFSFPQPAIIALDGGKERLLRRAETFDDLVTFDAPPAEPARLSG
- a CDS encoding carboxylate--amine ligase, coding for MVEEAPRARVEGRPSVLLFSASFYGTLAAARCFGRNGIDVTVADPAKLGPASWSRYVGRRVQCPPESRAEDFVAWLLDFGRREPMRHVLYPTSDELAWLVSVHREALSELFHLYDPGIGAVYGLLNKRKLFEVGQEVGLRLPRTWFPESEKDLDAIAHEARFPVLIKPTTQILYSTHRKGHPVSEPSQLAEEYRAFSRDGYADMLVRFDPAVARPMVQEFHPEAAQGIYSLSGFVDETGELFEVRGAMKVLQRPRRLGVGVCFESAPVREDLADGLKRLCKRLGYHGVFEVEFIQTKDDFLLIDFNPRYYGQMGFDIARGLPLPLLAYHAALGDRDSLMREVKAAREWRGRGEVFCNRIALEMLLNLQRLSGALPGEEARQWRQWLESHRGVSVDPLIDSDDLVPTAVELAQILYVSARHPRAFLRSMVLNR
- a CDS encoding methylase, yielding MSSLDTQTRGRTSRGRLRALDAYLCHAERELLSRRDGPWAHAVFVDVGFGEHPWTTLESAAAFRTLHPELTVIGVELDPERARAAAAHADARTHFREGGFALPLRDDEPARLVRAMNLLRQGPPERVPEVHHTLARFLLPSGLVVEGSADPEGAILTAHLLRRGADADAPPHREALLFHTDFRHGFAPLLFRDWLPRDLRRRVRPGEPIHAFFSEWDAAWREARAAGHTAPRDVFRETAPRLASRTNGVVMDAWLGEQGYLVWKPEGGIRP
- a CDS encoding MBL fold metallo-hydrolase yields the protein MRLTLHRGVSLAVLASARTEADHHEDLGCSIQGPTARPVRRAHLPLKRQVALLGREGTLHDADALVRWLEDTPRYAALCEDGKRRRLGRRVLRREVLFPDATRHRPRVLHLRQESLGLDVPVRTSEWPHVADLFATLARGATRAELRALSVVPVVAELLADMGQAGWLVKHEAPVEVPGPGALFVGHNTVLVSGREARVLVDPYFRPSGLVDSRGYQPMQPRDVGRVDAVVITHSHGDHFHLGSLLPLPRDTRIFVPRVARESLFSTDCALRLAQLGFTRVEPLRWGESRQVGDVTVRALPFHGEQPTDEEGPYKDLFNEGNAWLVRAPGFTSAFFADSGHDVRGDMRDVCRKVLREEGPVDVLFCGVRGFKLAPIFFGFTTLDAFLVNVPRGALTKPQQLMAGPEEALHYGELLGARYVVPCADGGAPWYWREGMGPRYEGYPGQPVSGASLMDENPDADPYPERLADVRRAVKHGPQALLLRPGEALAWKGRRKPEVVRYAGFTWPFGSVA
- a CDS encoding OPT/YSL family transporter, which translates into the protein MAQPAPQRPLPPASPDVPASEGVQQRFGWLPEVGTWKYHALLSAVALLILGPLGGIAASYMNFSVGFFVGGQVLAGILGSAVTYGYGAEGKHGANYMQTMAASVASLCAMSVLIQAMVWLGMEMPPAWHLMLFVGCVGMFAVGVGMLYTPLLVDKLQLDYPSGLAVANILRALTDKRLLKASISKLGGGTLLGAVTAWLTEKVAFVGAIGTSAATVGAGMIVGSRITVPGIVMAAVGLVLLPSFREWGWLGPNEPFRKIGFLVGLAMICGAAAVDLSLLAVQAAAKIRARASEAVSAEEESWKKVNMGRLMAWVVGWGAATLLVGTLVLHQPLGWLLLGLALALLFVLINGISYGITDQNPISSAFVISVMLMSLMGLKNPLVGLMGATILLVSTSVGVDMQQDRSTGWRLGTNRVLQFRYQVLGVTVGALLCVGLAKVFMAAYPALTINQLDNPKAEVGQWGSAMTYKLVGAIRGLGTLSDVTVKLLLIGLAIGFVTQAVRKGLLSRPGYQRFIKGSRTGFVVGWMMDSLLLSSPYASSFGGFVNFPVALWFGAGGIFTSAWNTLAQRGQKAHAAGSPGQGEALPEDMSSMSLIGGGLIAGESLFFLIAGMIGLASLLA
- the thrS gene encoding threonine--tRNA ligase, encoding MLDEHDHRSLGQRLDLFHLQEEAPGMVFWHPRGLMLYRLLEDHVRRRMLAEGYREVRTPQIYAQPLWERSGHWENFRENMFLVEDGERHLAVKPVSCPGHIELVQRMSPSYRDLPLRLGEFGLVHRSEPGGALHGLFRLRQFTQDDGHIFCAESQVQEEVVRFVRSLKRFYADFGFDEVQVAFSSRPAVRAGNDASWDKAEAWLLAAAQDAGLECLMQPGQGAFYGPKLEFVLKDRLGRAWQCGTIQLDLVLPERFDLRYVDASGARVRPVMLHRALLGSLERFIGVLLEHHGGALPAWLAPEQVVVASVGEAAADYAERFAARLREAGCRARADIRGESLSRKIVDAHGDGAPWLVVVGAREVEARGVRLRQRDGSQHDLPWDDAVAELVASCRPAEHA